Within Antennarius striatus isolate MH-2024 chromosome 22, ASM4005453v1, whole genome shotgun sequence, the genomic segment ACCGGGTCACAGCTCATGTCTCAGGACCAGAACTGGTCTGGATGGGGGGGCTCGTCTCCAGAACTGGACCTGAGACTCTGACAGCAGCATGCTGGCTAGCATTAGCACGTGACCAGGAGTCTGACCAGGTCAGCTGACCCAgcactggccccgcccccaggcacacccggtgtgtgtgtgaggggggggtcagacccGGTCCTGaccctcctccatctccacgtCCTCCAGGGCGgcgctctccctctcctcctttgGGGGCTCCTGGTTCTTCTGGGGTGGTGCTGTGAGGTGAAAGCAGTGCTGACGTCACAGTTCCTGTCTGGACAGGaagcagccccgcccccccaccccaatgaaacagccccgcccaccccacTGAAACAGCTCCGCCCACCCCAATGAaacagccccgcccaccccacTGAAACAGCTCCGCCCACCCCACTAAAACAGCTCCGCCCACCCCACTGAAACAGCTCCGCCCACCTCAATGAAACAGCTCCGCCCACCATAAACGTGCTGAGAGCAGAGCAGTGGCGCCCCCTGTGGTCCGGAGAGTGTACATTGATTACACACAGGTGTCCTGTTTATTTGGTGAGGCTCCTCCCCCCCAGAGAAGGCACAGGGCCCCCCCTCTGCTCCCTGTCCTGTTACCTTCCACGCTGGCCTCCTGCTTCAGGTGCTGCAGCTGCTTCAgcagcttcctcctcttcttccccgACAGGGTGATGTTCGCTCTGGGGCTGGACCTGCAAGCACACACAggctcaggccccgcccacgtAGCACAGCGCTAACGCTAGCTGATGATGTTCAAACACAGGGGGGCCAAACTCATCAGCATCACCATGGATGTAAtcagagggccagatgtaactaataaatgtaactaaatgtaactcagtgtaatgtaactaaatgtaactactccttaatgtaactaataaatgtaactaaatgtaactcagtgtaatgtaactaaatgtaactactccttaatgtaactaataaatgtaactaaatgtaactcagtgtaatgtaactaaatgtaactactccttaatgtaactaataaatgtaactaaatgtaactcagtgtaatgtaactaaatgtaactactccttaatgtaactaataaatgtaactaaatgtaactcagtgtaatgtaactaaatgtaactactccttaatgtaactaataaatgtaactaaatgtaactcagtgtaatgtaactaaatgtaactactccttaatgtaactaataaatgtaactaaatgtaactcagtgtaatgtaactaaatgtaactactccttaatgtaactaataaatgtaactaaatgtaactcagtgtaatgtaactaaatgtaactactccttaatgtaactaataaatgtaactaaatgtaactcagtgtaatgtaactaaatgtaactactccttaatgttaaataactgaatttctgactgattctagttccaaacattacagttagacagaaaaaacatgtttgtttgtttctctgttctaacataaatccttttcatttgtcaggttattaaacccacagaactccatcaatcaaggatcaaactatcaatcaataaagaaaaataacaccagacacaagttaggacgttaactttgttcactacgtttagtcagagttaagatgggctgaactactgcattgtgggaaatgtagttttggtcaaagcacacgtTTGgcctatttattttagacactctgaccttttatgctctcgggggccacattaaatgatgtggagggccacatttggcccccgggccgtgagtttgacacatttgtTCTCCCGTTTGCTGCGCCTTGTGGACCTGACAGGTAACCCTGTTTAATGGCTTCAGAACCAcatcccaacccccccccccaccctaaccccccctctaaccctaacccttgtAGCCCAGTGGGGTTCTGAGCTCCCTGtcacgtggggggggggatgtcactgacttcctcttcctcaggatgTGGGGGGTGATCAGGTCTTGGTCCACTACGGCCCCCACCAGCTGACggctcttcctcttctgtttgCCCTGAACCCGGCGCCGCTTGAACAGCTTCCTCCCCAGTTcctgcaggaaacaggaaacaggaagtggaaacagGCCCgcaccagtaccagagaccaggttctgaccaggaccagagaccaggttctgaccaggaccagagaccaggttctgaccaggaccagagaccaggttctgaccaggaccagagaccaggttctgacacacacacacacacacacacacacacacacacacagacacacgcacacacacacagacacaaacacacacacacagacacaaacacacacagacacacacacacacacagacacacacacacacacacacacacagacacacacacacacacacacacacacacacacacacagacacacacacacacacacagacacaaacacacacagacagacacacacacagacagacacacacacacacacacacacacacacacacacacacacacacagacacacacacacagacacacacacacacacacacacacacacagacacacacacacacacacacacacacagacacacacacacacacacacacagacacacacacacacacagacacacacacacacacacacagacacacacagacacacagacacacacacagacacacacacacacacagacacacacacacacacacacacacacacacacacacacacacacagacacacagacacacacacagacacacacacagacacacacagacacacacacacacacacacacagacacacacacacacacacagacacacacacacacacagacacacacacagacacacacacacagacacacacacacacagacacacagacacacacagacacacacacacacacacacagacacacagacacacacacacacacacacacacacacacacaaacacacacacacactagctcCCTGTTAGCCACGTGTTTCTGCTAGCTGTCTATGCTATTGGCTACATCCGGTCAATTCAGACACGAGGCTGTATCTTCATCTCCTtgaccatcatcaccatcatcaccatcaccatcatcatcatcaccatcatcatcatcatcatcaccatcatcatcatcaccatcatcatcaccatcatcatcatcatcatcgtttctTACAGTTTTCGgtctgtttatttttcctccGGGCGCCATCTTGCTGCAGTCACGTGTCCGcagctcttcttcttcgtctttaaTTGTTGTCACACTGCTGCCCCCTCCTGGCCGGTCTGAACAAATAAACTCAACtacactaaaataaataaaccaagaTATTTACTTTACTCTTTACAAACTGGTAAATTAAATACCCAGCATGCAAAGCAACAAAAGAAATTCACTCATTCccaaccccccgccccccccatcaAAGACTCAAGAGGCCTGGAGGAAACTGAACGTTTAATCTGTTGTTCTCAGGTTGTTCTCAGTGCAACAACAGGAgtaggagtgggggggggggcagcaaggAAAAGTAAGCAGAGGGAAACAACAGGAACGCCCACCAGCTGTTCATCCAACCAATCACGTCCCCACATGAATGTTTACGTTTATGttcatgtttatatttatgtttgtatCTAAAGTGCAACATGGTACAAAAATATGGAGGGTAGCCACGCCCCCTgacatttacaaataaatatccagacaaataaataaacagaggaGAAGCACGACTCCCAGAAGTCCGAGCGGCGGCTCTGCTGCTGGTTCTGCTCGTTTAACTTATTTACACATAAATATTCTCCACATTCTGTCCAGACGCCGACGGGGGGGGCATCTGGGGGTCCAACGGCTGGTCCTGGAGCACAGAAACATCTACGTTCAAACTATTTAGGAGCAGGACGTACAGTGAATAAACAGGTTAGCACATTAGCATATCAGAATGAAATGACATCTGATTCATTGGAAGGTATTAATATATTAATCTCATTCTAAGGAATGCcatgaataaatgtaataatcacctgataaataaagcaacaacaacaacaacaataataataacaataacaacaacaataataataataacaataacaacaataataataacaataacaacaacaacaacaataataataataataataataataacaataacaacaacaacaacaataataataataatgataataataatgataataataatgataataataatgataataataatatgtttgTGATGCTCCATTTCctgctgcagccaatcaggttggccagaggtcacatgacgccTGTTTGTGCATCAGACCAAACTGATTTGAACGTAGATCAACAAATGAGCATAGATCAAACGCGTCAGGAGGCCCTCGTGTCGAAGTGAAcctctgtgtgttgttgttgtttacctgtaCACACGCCTCACCTGTGTCAAGAGCCTGACAGCGTCTACAGCAGCGCCCTCTGCAAGCCGAGCAGAGACCTCCACTCCAGGCGGGGGCCCCTTCCTGGTTGATGCTCCTGGGGCCGGCCTACGGAGcgcaccctcctcttcctcttgtcccCCTCCCGCCTCTTCCCTTtgcccttcctcttcctcttcccggGGGCCTTCATCACGCCGTCCTTGAAGCTCTGGGACTTGTGCGTCTCCTGGGGCAGGTTGGTCCCCTCCTCGTCCTCCAGCCTGAAGGTGACCGGGAGGTTTTTGGTGCCCCCGGGGGGTTTGGAGTGCAGGGTGCTGCCGGTGGTGCTGGGGTCAACGCCCAGGCTGGCCCCCGGGAGCCCGACGCCGCcgctgcccccgcccccccccggtGCGGACCGGCAGGTCCCGGATCTCGGCCGTGTGGACCTCGTCCAGGAGCTCCTGGAGCCACAGGCGGCGCTTGAAGTCCTGCAGGGCCCGCCCCTTATCGTGCATCAGCTGGGCGTGGCTCACCGAGCGCCGCCTGCAGGCCACAGAGGAACACGTCAGAGCGGGGCCACGCCCCCTGATGACATCAACGGCTATTTATGGACAAATTAAGGCGTggccaaaaacacacattaggCCCCAGCGAGATTTGAACTCACGAGCCCTGGTTTACAAGACCAGtgctctgacccctgacccttgAGGCCCCGAGGGGTGGGGCCACATCATCAGGTCAGTTGACAAGATCAATAACCAATCATGTTCTGTCATTCAACCCACGTCCAGGTGTGACGGAAACACCTGAGGAGCTTCAGGAGGGTCAggcatgtttgtttatgtttgttcatgtttgtttatgtttgtgtttgtttatgtttgtgtttgtttgtttatgtttttcatccgttaaatattaataataacataataatctTAAATTCTAGACGTCTCCTCTGGTGCTGACAGGAAGCGCCCACACGGGGGCGCTGTGAGATCAGACACCAGAGGGACCCTCAGGCTCAtccttaaataataataaaggaagaggcagaggaggaggaagaggaagaagaggaggaggaggaggaggaggaggaggaggaggaagaggaagaagaggaggaggaggaagaggaagaagaggaggaggaggaggaagaggaagaagaggaggaggaggaggaggaagaggaagaagaggaggaggaggaggaagaggaagaagaggaggaggaagaggaggaggaggaggaggacgaggacgaggacgaggacgaggacgaggacgaggaagaggaggaggacgaggaagaggaggaggaagaggaagaagaggaggaggaggaggaggaggaagaggaagaagaggaggaggaagaggaggaggaggacgaggacgaggacgaggaggaggaggaggaagaggaggaggacgaggaagaggacgaggaggaggaagaggaggacgaggaagaggaggaggaggaggaggaggaggagctgctcttGGTCTCTAAATCCACACCAACAGGGATCCTGGGAACCGGTGGCAGTGGAGCCCCCCAGgtgtctgaacacacaaacacccccctGTAACCCCCCCAGTGGGACCGCCAGCGGACACTCAGGggcttttcccatcatgcacctctCCCTCTGAGTGCTCCCACCTAACTGCTGATGAGACGAGACTGAGGGAACCACTGCCCCTCTgatctgccccccatccctctgatctgccccccccccaggtgaagGACTGTTTTCCTGCTGAGTCATGATGTCCTGACGGCGAGGGTGTTTATACACATACAGATATTTCCTGTGGACACCGGCCTGAGGGGGGGGCGCTCTGGTgtcggtgggggggtggggggcctcTGGTCTAGgtgggggggcggtgggggggtgtctCTGAAAGCCGACCCGGCCTGATGAAGTCACATCAAACGCTCCCAGGGAGACGCGGCcccagtgcatcctgggatggcAGCGCTCCAGCCCCCGAGGTGtcagggggggggtctggacgGTCTGACCCGGCCCCTGAGGGCCCGCCTCTGATCCTGGAGTTTGTGCACTGGATCAAAGGCTGAAGGGTTACACAACCCCCCAACAGGACGGACCCGTTCACACCTGGACCTGGAtccgggtgggggggggggtgtccaccACGGCTGACGGCTAATCtagatccagatcctgatcctgatccagatccagatccagatcctgatccagatcctgatccacAACTCTGGTTttcttcgggggggggggggggggggttccaacATTAGAACACAGGGGCGgagcttctgtttgtttttttactctggTTACTCTAGGTACTCTAGGTACTCTAGGTACTCTAGGTACTCTAGGTACTCTAGGGACTGTAGGTACTCTAGGTACTCTAGGTACTCTAGGTACTCTAGGTACTGTAGGTACTCTAGGTACTCTAGGTACTCTAGGTACTCTAGGGACTGTAGGTACTCTAGGTACTCTAGGTACTCTAGGTACTCTAGGTACTGTAGGTACTCTAGGTACTCTAGGTACTCTAGGTACTCTAGGGACTGTAGGTACTCTAGGTACTCTAGGTACTCTAGGTACTCTAGGTACTCtaggtactgtaggtactgtaggtactctaggtactgtaggtactgtaggtactCTAGGTACTCTAGGTACTCTAGGTACTGTAGGTACTCTAGGTACTCTAGGTACTCTAGGTACTGTAGGTACTCTAGGGACTGTAGGTACTCTAGGTACTCTAGGTACTCTAGGTACTCTAGGTACTGTAGGTACTCTAGGTACTCTAGGTACTCTAGGTACTCTAGGGACTGTAGGTACTCTAGGTACTCTAGGTACTCTAGGTACTCTAGGTACTCTAGGTACTGTAGGTACTCTAGGTACTCTAGGTACTGTAGGTACTCtaggtactgtaggtactgtaggtactgtaggtactctaggtactgtaggtactgtaggtactCTAGGTACTTGAGTTTCTTTTATTGAGTTACGTTagttactttaattactttagtTTTTTGACTCAGTTACTTTAGATACTTTTAGTTAGTTTTGTTACTTTAATTagttttgttgattttgttaCTTTGGTTACTTTAGTTCCACAATTTAGTTACTTTAGTAAGTTTTGTTGATTCAGTTACTCTAGCTACTTTAACTACTACTCTAGCTTCTTTGTTTACTTCAATTACTTCAGTTACTTAAGTTagtttacttacttactttACTTAGTTACTTTTGTGGATTCAGTTACTCTAGCTACTGTAGTTAGTTTCGTTACTCTACCTATTTAGTTAGTTTAGTTAGTCTTGTTGATTCCATTACTTTAGTTACTTTAGTTCATTGATTCAGTTGATTTAGTTATCATCTCACTGTAGTCAGTTTTACGACTTTAGTTACTTTAGTTACTTTAGTTACTTTAGTTACTTTAGTTACCTTCTTTTGTTCCAGTTACTTCAGTTACTGTAGTTTGGCtactttagttgtttttttactctaGTTACTTTTTACTGGAGTTACTTTTACTCGGTTGTGTCTCTGCAGCCATTCGTCCACGGAGCATTAGCTGACcgttgggggcggggcctcagagCCAGCTGCGGTCCAATGGGGGGGGTTCCGGCCCTTTGAAGTGAGTTAATTGATTGGTCGCTGCTCCTCGTGTGACGGTCACACGGCGCGTCgggtggaggtcagaggtcagcgcCCTGGCCCCGTCCCCTGACATCATCACGGCGGCCCCAAGCGCTGGAACCCGACGCTGCCGCCAAACGCGTTGCAGATGTgatgcccccccacacacacacacagtgagatgtaacgggggagggggggcaccgGGACATCAGAGCCTCCGTCAGCATCTGATTATCTCTGatagtaatcagattacatctCTGATGTTATAGTTCAAAGCGGAACGACTCGAGGACGGGGGGGTCGCCCCCCCCATCCCGGGTTCTGGACCGGTTCGGGTTCTGCTTCAGGTCAACACAGGTGGGCGGCGGCTAAACTCAACACGcctgacaaacacattttccagcGGGATCGACGGAGCGGGGGTGCAGAGGGGttgggggttgtgggggggggggtcgctgcGACTCAAAGGAAACCAACTCACGTTCGGGTCGGGCCGTCAAGGGGACGCCCCTGATGCGGCGCCGGCGAGCAGAGCAGGAACAACGCCAGGCTCCAGCGACGCAGAACCGTCCTGGACCAGAACATCATGAAggaacctgcacacacacacacacacacacacacacacacacacacacacacacacacacacacacacacacacacacacacacacacacacacacacacacacacacacacacacacacacacagtcagcagaGTGCAGACGCCGCCGCCGCAGGACGCCTCGGGAAACTTACTGTCCTCAGCAGAAGCGGACCCCCCCACAAAGAAGCAGCGCTGCTCAGAGTTTCCACAAACACAGTCCAGGTGACCCCCCCAGGAAGCACACACCCCAGCGTGGGAACGGCTCCCCCGACCGGCGTGAAGGAGGCGCCGCGTGCCGGGTGAAAGgtgaggaggagctgctgctgctcccgcTGCTGCAGGACTGACGGGAGGCGCCGCACGCCGAGAGGAGGTCAGAGGCGACGGGAGGGGAGGGGCCGGGGGAGGGGCCGGGGGAGGGGCCTCACCCCGACCGgagaggagaagcagcagaaggTGGCACCCGAGCAGCGCCGGGCTCCGGTACGGAGGCCCCGCAGCGCCaaaaccctccagagcagcagcaggacaggGGGCGGGACCGCCGACAGACACGCCCCCTCGCAGCTAACGCAGCTAACGCACGTTTGTTTACGCCCTCAGCTAACAAACAAACGTTCCAAACGGTAAACATTAGCTTATGAGCCGTATCGAGGCTAACACTAGTAGAAATGCTAGGTTAGCATTAGCAAAGTAGAGAAACACAAATGGAGGATTCCACAGTCCCTCAACGAGAGCATCacgtgctaatgttagcactgCGCACATGCTAGGGTTAGCAATGTAGACAAAGACAAAGCTCTTTGTCTACATTGCTAACCTTAGCATGTGCGcagtgctaacattagcacgtGATGCTCTCATTGCTAAGGTTAGCAATGTAGATATGTTAATATTAGCATTCAGACATACTATTGTTAGTGCTACAAACATGCTATTATTAGCACTTCAGACGTGCTAATATTAGCCCTAAAGGCATATAAATGTCACCAGTCTGCTGAGGAAAGTCCCTGTTTGCTAGACAGAAGTGTTGCTAACTGATTAGCTTCACCTCGTCCCCCGCCCCGCTGCccccccacagcccccccccccaccaggctGAGCGTCTGACAGGAACATCAGAGGAAAATGTTCCCCGTGTTTCACCCCCCAGTAGCGTGTTAGCGTGTTGCTGAGGCATGTAGCtgaatgggcggggcttcaagCGATCAGGGGTTCTGGGGGGGGCCCGGGGGAACTGAGCccatcaaaaacaaataagaacCACATGTATGACCAGCTGCAACACGGGAAAGTCCACAAGCCCCGCCTCCACACGCCGTCTCTGACAACTTTATTAACAAAGACAGATCAATAGACAAGGATTAGATGATTAGATGAttagattattgattattagattattgattattagatTATTACTAGAAACAATGTTCACCGAGGAACTAAGGTCTGAATTCATCAGAGCAGAAGAAATAtggatttgtgtgtttacagttaCTGCTATAAACAATTACTgactacaaacaaacaaacaaacaaacaaacaaacaaacaaacaaaccaactgGTCTGTTCAGAATTTAGAAACAAGATGTTTTGAGTAAACatgaaaagaagagagaaaatacagaaatcagaagaaagataaagaaaaacctAAAAGATGGAGGGAAATTCCTGAGAAAAAAGGTCCCAAAACTGAACCGGATCAAAGCGGGTGTAAACAGGTCTAAACCGGTGTAAACAGGTCTAAAACCGGTGTAAACAGGTCTAAACCGGTGTAAACAGGTCTAAACCGGTGTAAACAGGTCTAAACCGGTGTAAACAGGTCTAAACCGGTGTAAACAGGTCTAAACCGGTGTAAACAGGTCTAAACCGGTGTAAACAGGTCCTGGACGAGAATCAATCCAGGTTTTCTCGTTCAGAAGACAAACGACAGAAACGGCGACACCCCGGGAGTGGGTGGGCCAACAGGTGAGACTCACCTGGATCACGCCtcctgaacacttcctgttcctgtgcgttcttcttctctgctggaGTCACTCCTCTCTGCTCACTGTGGAGGTCTGAGCCTCCTTATAAATAAGggccgatgacatcacagtgctGTCATCAGCAGCCGTGATGGCCCCGCCCCTGTCACCACATCCTTACCTCATCACATGTGGGCGTGTCACAGCTGTGTGCTGTGCTTGTTTTGACTCTCCTGGACTTCTCATTGGTCCTTTTACACTTCAGTGGGCGTGGCCTTCATGTTGTTATACCTTCAGTGcaggaggctccgcctcctggatGGACTCTGCTCCACCAGTGACGTCGTCCTGCTGCAGACCGGAGTCAGAGCAAAACACAGAATCCACAGCGCCAGAGCCACTGGTTAAAcagattgatgatgtcatcactctaTCCATGATGTCACCCCTCTAACTATGATGTCACAACTGCAGCAATGATGTCACACCAGTTCCTCCTGATGGCATTGATCCTTTTGTGTTGTGGTTCTGGTGTGACGGTTCGTCTGTGGACCCAGTCGGTTTCGTCGGGTTCCGTCGGGTTCTGTCGGGTTCCGTTGGGTTCCGTTGGGTTCCGTCGGGTTCTGTCGGGTTCCGTTGGGTTTTGTCGGGTTCTGTCGGGTTCCGTCGGGTTCTGTTGGTTATGTCATCGCCGCGGCTGAACAAAGAACACATTCTTCTGGCGCGTTACGAAACCCGAGTCACGGCTGAATTCCTGCGTGTGTCCTGATGGGATGTCGGCTGATGTCAGCTGGAGCTAAACTTAGCAACGTGGCTAACGAGATGAAGTGAAGCCGGCTccgcccccgccgccgccgccggctaGCTGTTTCCATTTACAGGCGTTTTATGAAGACGCGGCTGTAAAACAGGCCACATGTgagccgtcacacacacacgcgcgtgtTCCTGCACACACGACTGTCTTCCTTCATTAGCGTGTTTGAAGCGCCGTCGCTCCGGGAGAACTTCATTAGCGCCAGACTCGGGTTCCGGCCCTAAAGGCAGGAACTGAAGGATTGTGGGAGATGAAACGTCTGACACAATCTGGATCAAGGTGGGACCAGGACGCCGTGAGACCACACAGGAGCCGCTAGCGGCTAACAGGAGCTAGCGTGCTAGCAGCAACATGCTAAGCTAGCCCTGCAGACTGAGGTCATGTGAGGTGAACCTCATGAGACCCGGGTCACGGGGGCGGGGCCTTCACCTTTACCTGGAGTCCCTTCATCACCCCTGAGAAACGTGAAAACATGAGGGAAGTCCATCGGCCGTCGTCACCggcaggaccagaaccagaacagaaccaggacAGACTAGAATAGACAAGAActagaccagaaccagaaccagaacagaacagaacagaacaagaaCAGACCAGAAAGACAACCAGAACCAAAACAGACCAAAagagaccagaaccagaacagaaccagcacagaccagaccagaccacaACCAATAgagaccagtacagaccagaACAGACCAGAATCCTCCGGGCCGGCCCTGGTGTCTCCAGACCGTTCTGAGCGGTTCTTCTGGGCTGATCTGCTCCAGTGAAGGTGTTCCAGACGTTGACTCATCTTCACTCCGGAAATTCCAGCGCTGGTTCTTCCACTGCAGCGCCGGGGGGGTCTGCAGCACCGGGGGGGTCGGCTGCAGAGTTCCAGGTCTGGAGGACGTCCAGGAACCGACTGACATGTGTGGAACGGGTCGGAGCGGAGCTGGAGCGCTCCAGGAAACAGCCAGGAAAACCCTCCCAGGTCCACTTCCTGCTCCCCAGGTCCACTTCCTGCTCCCCAGGTCCACTTCCTGCTCCCCAGGTCCACTTCCTGCTCCCCAGGTCCACTTCCTGACTTGAAGCAAGGGTGCTTCCTCTTGACATGGGGGGGGCACAGCCATCAGCTGGTCTCAGGGTGACCCGTGATGTGGGGGGGCTGGACTGGGGGCAGACGAGTCAAAATACCGTGAGCTGAGTGTCATGGGGGGGCGGCACCACAGCCAGACCCATGGAGCCCCCCCCGCTGTGGTTTGGGTTCCTCCACTCAGGGTTCCACTGGAGGATGACGCAGGAGCCCCCCCCGGTGAACCTCCTCCAGGTcgacccaaacacacacaacgccAACGTGGCTACAGTTCCACACAGGCTTCTATTCCTGGACCGCCAGGACCCACGGGGGCGGAGCCACTGACCCACGGGGGCGGAGCCACTGACCCACGGGGGCGGAGCCACTGATCCCAAGAAGAGGAACCACCACTGACCCACAGGACACGATGCATTCAGGGTCATCCTGTCAGAGtccacagtgaaacagtccaggttcacgcagtgaaacagtccaggttcacacagtgaaacagtccaggttcacacagtgaaacagtccaggttcacacagtgaaacagtccaggttcacacctgaaacagtccaggttcacacagtgaaacagtccaggttcacacagtgaaacagtccaggttcacacagtgaaacagtccaggttcacacagtgaaacagtccaggttcacacctgaaacagtccaggttcacacagtgaaacagtccaggttcacacagtgaaacagtccaggttcacacagtgaaacagtccaggttcacacagtgaaacagtccaggttcacgcagtgaaacagtccaggttcacacagtgaaacagtccaggttcacacagtgaaacagtccaggttcacacagtgaaacagtccaggttcacacagtgaaacagtccaggttcacacagtgaaacagtccaggttcacacctgaaacagtccaggttcacgcagtgaaacagtccaggttcacacctgaaacagtccaggttcacgcagtgaaacagtccaggttcacacctgaaacagtccaggttcacgcagtgaaacagt encodes:
- the LOC137589487 gene encoding uncharacterized protein C11orf98 homolog, translating into MAPGGKINRPKTELGRKLFKRRRVQGKQKRKSRQLVGAVVDQDLITPHILRKRKSSPRANITLSGKKRRKLLKQLQHLKQEASVEAPPQKNQEPPKEERESAALEDVEMEEGQDRV
- the pthlha gene encoding LOW QUALITY PROTEIN: parathyroid hormone-like hormone a (The sequence of the model RefSeq protein was modified relative to this genomic sequence to represent the inferred CDS: inserted 2 bases in 1 codon); this translates as MMFWSRTVLRRWSLALFLLCSPAPHQGRPLDGPTRTRRSVSHAQLMHDKGRALQDFKRRLWLQELLDEVHTAEIRDLPVRTGGXGGGSGGVGLPGASLGVDPSTTGSTLHSKPPGGTKNLPVTFRLEDEEGTNLPQETHKSQSFKDGVMKAPGKRKRKGKGKRREGDKRKRRVRSVGRPQEHQPGRGPRLEWRSLLGLQRALL